Proteins from one Malassezia vespertilionis chromosome 2, complete sequence genomic window:
- the RIB4 gene encoding 6,7-dimethyl-8-ribityllumazine synthase (BUSCO:EOG09264OYZ; EggNog:ENOG503P149; COG:H) produces MSIKGPAPAPTSFPGAEKLRIGIVHARWNIEVIESLVKGALESIAKAGVPSECVLIESVPGTWELPIGTQQYVQHTADHSMIASQAVDAVLSIGCVIKGSTMHFEYICDAALHGLMRIGLETKVPVILGVLTVLSEDQALERAGIGRQGKAGHNHALDWGFAAVEMALKNRKQQKLT; encoded by the coding sequence ATGTCGATCAAAGGACCTGCCCCCGCACCGACCTCCTTCCCCGGCGCTGaaaagctgcgcatcgGTATTGTGCATGCACGATGGAACATAGAAGTGATTGAATCGCTCGTCAAAGGTGCGCTCGAATCGATCGCCAAGGCGGGCGTGCCATCTGAATGTGTCTTGATCGAGTCTGTGCCCGGCACTTGGGAGCTGCCCATTGGCACCCAGCAGTACGTACAGCATACCGCTGACCATAGCATGATTGCATCTCAGGCTGTCGATGCGGTTCTTTCGATCGGATGTGTGATCAAAGGATCGACGATGCATTTCGAGTACATTTgtgatgcggcgctgcacggcctcATGCGTATCGGTCTCGAGACCAAGGTCCCCGTGAtcctcggcgtgctcacCGTCCTCAGTGAGGaccaggcgctcgagcgtgctGGCATCGGACGCCAGGGCAAGGCCGGCCACAACCACGCTTTGGACTGGGGCTTTGCCGCCGTTGAAATGGCGCTGAAGAACCGCAAACAGCAAAAGCTTACGTAG